The following proteins come from a genomic window of Corallococcus sp. NCRR:
- a CDS encoding sensor histidine kinase yields the protein MTMVATRLGEARQYGARLPEIEERLALLAEASRVLADASLEPPAVMERLCGLVVPLLGSACALRLLSEDGLWLRTVASAAAVPEARVRLQALFTQRVRADEGVAAEVLDTGEAQGVEAVLVLPLRARGRPLGTLTVWREAPDPASFDSGEQLLLQELADRAALALDVARAYASERQARQAAEVAAGRLARLQHVTAELSEALTAARVAEVVLEQGLAVADAKAGALWGVAPDALSATLLRCAGCTPDAAERLKRMPLEGDSPVARVLRGSRPVWLTAEDALAGSERPATSSACLPLVADGRVLGALVFTFGLPHGFDDDERAFLQLVAHHAAQALARARLLEREQRARAALREAHGTLEAIIQASPTAIMLLDPDGTVRLWNPAAERMLGWTAEEVLGKVLPAVPPEHWEAFRHGLERATRGTVLDGAPLAARRRDGGAVQVAMWTGRVHPASGPPQCLSVMVDITERQRGEAAQRFLAEAGGVLAGSLEEEETLERVAHLAVPQYAEACGVFLEDESGGVRCVATAGVEDGDVPAPGLAVVARVIQSGRPESRSGLSQGDPACARAGGTCAYLCVPLRVRGHTLGALTFVTSKGAYDAQDLALAQELARRAALALDNASLYRDARQAIRLREEFLSIASHELKTPISALQLQVQSLLAGLARSGAALDPERLKRGLERVDRQVKRQTLLVNDLLDVSRLSAGKLELVRVPLELGALVREVAERFEQEYARSGTPLELSLAPEVQGQWDRLRLDQVFTNLFSNALKYGRGNPVRVSLEVEDNRARLRVKDGGIGIAKEHLPRLFHRFERAVSERNYGGFGLGLWIARQIVEAMGGHIEVESVLGEGSTFTVELPRG from the coding sequence ATGACGATGGTGGCAACCCGACTGGGGGAGGCGCGGCAGTACGGAGCGCGGCTTCCGGAGATTGAAGAGCGGCTGGCGCTGCTGGCGGAGGCCTCGCGGGTGCTGGCGGACGCGTCGCTGGAGCCCCCGGCGGTGATGGAGCGGCTGTGCGGCCTGGTGGTGCCCCTCCTGGGCTCCGCGTGCGCGCTGCGGCTCTTGTCGGAGGACGGGTTGTGGCTGCGCACGGTGGCGTCCGCGGCGGCGGTGCCGGAGGCGCGCGTGCGGCTGCAGGCCTTGTTCACCCAGCGGGTGCGCGCGGACGAGGGCGTGGCGGCGGAGGTGCTGGACACGGGCGAGGCGCAGGGGGTGGAGGCGGTGCTGGTGCTGCCCTTGAGGGCCCGGGGGCGCCCGCTGGGGACGCTGACGGTGTGGCGGGAGGCGCCGGATCCGGCGTCGTTCGACTCCGGCGAGCAGTTGCTGCTCCAGGAGCTGGCGGACCGGGCGGCGCTCGCGCTGGACGTGGCGCGGGCGTACGCGTCCGAGCGGCAGGCGCGGCAGGCGGCGGAGGTGGCGGCGGGGAGGCTCGCGCGGCTGCAGCACGTCACCGCGGAGCTGTCCGAGGCGCTCACCGCGGCGCGCGTGGCGGAGGTGGTGCTGGAGCAGGGGCTGGCGGTGGCGGACGCGAAGGCCGGGGCGCTGTGGGGCGTGGCGCCGGACGCTCTGAGCGCCACGCTGCTGCGCTGCGCGGGCTGCACGCCGGACGCGGCGGAGCGGCTGAAGCGGATGCCCCTGGAGGGGGACTCGCCGGTGGCGCGCGTGCTGCGCGGGTCGCGGCCGGTGTGGCTGACGGCGGAGGACGCGCTGGCGGGCTCGGAGCGGCCGGCGACGTCCTCCGCGTGTCTGCCGCTGGTGGCGGACGGGCGGGTGTTGGGGGCGCTGGTGTTCACCTTCGGCCTGCCGCACGGGTTCGACGACGACGAGCGGGCCTTCCTCCAACTGGTGGCGCACCACGCGGCGCAGGCGCTGGCGCGGGCGCGGTTGTTGGAGCGCGAGCAGCGGGCGCGGGCGGCGCTGCGCGAGGCGCACGGGACGCTGGAGGCCATCATCCAGGCGAGCCCCACGGCCATCATGCTGTTGGACCCGGACGGCACGGTGCGGCTGTGGAACCCGGCCGCGGAGCGGATGCTGGGGTGGACGGCGGAGGAGGTGCTGGGGAAGGTGTTGCCGGCCGTGCCGCCGGAGCACTGGGAGGCGTTCCGCCACGGCCTGGAGCGCGCCACGCGCGGCACGGTGCTGGACGGCGCACCGCTGGCGGCGCGGCGGCGCGACGGGGGCGCGGTGCAGGTGGCCATGTGGACCGGGCGCGTGCACCCGGCGAGCGGCCCGCCGCAGTGCCTGAGCGTGATGGTGGACATCACCGAGCGCCAGCGCGGCGAGGCGGCGCAGCGCTTCCTCGCGGAGGCCGGCGGGGTGCTGGCGGGGAGCCTGGAGGAGGAGGAGACGCTGGAGCGCGTGGCGCACCTGGCGGTGCCGCAGTACGCGGAGGCCTGCGGCGTGTTCCTGGAGGATGAATCCGGCGGCGTGCGCTGCGTGGCCACGGCGGGCGTCGAGGACGGAGACGTGCCGGCCCCGGGGCTCGCGGTGGTGGCGCGGGTCATCCAGTCGGGGAGGCCGGAGTCGCGCTCGGGGCTGTCGCAGGGGGACCCGGCGTGCGCGAGGGCGGGCGGGACGTGCGCGTACCTGTGCGTGCCGCTGCGGGTGCGCGGGCACACGCTGGGGGCGCTGACGTTCGTCACGTCGAAGGGGGCGTACGACGCGCAGGACCTGGCGCTGGCGCAGGAGCTGGCCCGGCGGGCGGCGCTGGCGCTGGACAACGCGAGCCTCTACCGGGACGCGCGTCAGGCCATCCGCCTGCGCGAGGAGTTCCTGTCCATCGCGAGCCATGAGCTGAAGACGCCCATCAGCGCGCTGCAGCTCCAGGTGCAGAGCCTGCTGGCGGGGCTGGCGCGGTCCGGGGCGGCGCTGGACCCGGAGCGGCTCAAGCGCGGGCTGGAGCGGGTGGACCGGCAGGTGAAGCGGCAGACGCTGCTGGTGAACGACCTCCTGGACGTGTCGCGACTGAGCGCGGGGAAGCTGGAGCTGGTGCGGGTGCCCCTGGAGCTGGGGGCGCTGGTGCGCGAGGTGGCCGAGAGGTTCGAGCAGGAGTACGCGCGCTCGGGCACGCCGCTGGAGCTGTCGCTGGCGCCGGAGGTGCAGGGGCAGTGGGACCGGCTGCGGTTGGATCAGGTCTTCACCAACCTGTTCTCCAACGCGCTGAAGTACGGGCGGGGCAACCCGGTGCGCGTGTCGCTGGAGGTGGAGGACAACCGGGCCCGGCTGCGGGTGAAGGACGGCGGCATCGGCATCGCGAAGGAGCACCTGCCGCGCCTGTTCCACCGCTTCGAGCGCGCGGTGTCCGAGCGCAACTACGGCGGCTTCGGGCTGGGGCTGTGGATCGCCCGCCAGATTGTCGAGGCGATGGGCGGCCACATCGAGGTGGAGAGCGTCCTGGGCGAGGGCTCCACGTTCACCGTGGAGCTGCCGCGTGGCTAG
- a CDS encoding S9 family peptidase, whose amino-acid sequence MNLASLPLIVSLLAAQTPAPAPSKTPPAPAAAAKAPSAVPGIAPLPGLPNLWVSGVPAVPPALSQRVQQYLESRSAQLLDVSADGQQVLISTRFADVNQLHLVEMPLGARTQLTFTKEPINRARFLPGNPQVIFYLQDTGGGEFYQVLKLDRRTGRSELLTDGKSRHEELVVSRDGRWLAYAGTGRNGKDTDVYVAPTDNPKQAKRVTEVEGSWAPLEFSQDGSKLLVRQFRAADDADLSVVDVKTNTRTQLTPKEGKGSVDAAVFTHDGQGVYVATDRYSDFAEVYRLPLTGAPPAAPPSLTKSVRWNVQHLELSPDGRKLAVAINEEGFGKLYLLDTRTQALSPVETPRGVLSQVRFPHKRSDRVAFSLTSARVPLDIFTVDLGTKKTTRWTRSEVGGLDPETFVEPELVRYPSTDGVKVPAFLYLPKNAKGKVPVVVMFHGGPEGQSQPIFSAQTQLMVTELGMAVLLPNVRGSEGYGKAYRAMDDGVKREASLADIGATLDFVASRPELDAARVGIYGGSYGGYMTLATAAFFPDRIKAAVDVVGISSLPSFLQNTQAYRRDLRRAEYGDERVPEVRKVQERISPLGSVDKIRAALFVQQGANDPRVPQSEAEQIVQAVRKKGSDVWYLLATDEGHGFQKKTNRDMAQTTALMFFEKHLQGPAAGQGSGAAGGK is encoded by the coding sequence ATGAACCTCGCGTCCCTTCCGCTCATCGTGTCCCTGCTCGCGGCGCAGACGCCCGCGCCGGCGCCGTCGAAGACGCCCCCCGCGCCGGCCGCCGCCGCGAAGGCCCCCTCCGCCGTCCCCGGAATCGCCCCGCTGCCCGGCCTGCCCAACCTGTGGGTGAGCGGCGTGCCCGCGGTGCCGCCCGCGCTCTCCCAGCGCGTGCAGCAGTACCTGGAGTCCCGCTCCGCGCAGCTGCTGGACGTGAGCGCGGATGGCCAGCAGGTGCTCATCTCCACGCGCTTCGCGGACGTCAACCAACTGCACCTGGTGGAGATGCCGCTGGGTGCGCGCACGCAGCTCACCTTCACGAAGGAGCCCATCAACCGGGCGCGCTTCCTGCCGGGCAACCCGCAGGTCATCTTCTACCTGCAGGACACGGGCGGCGGAGAGTTCTACCAGGTGCTCAAGCTGGACCGGCGCACGGGCCGCTCGGAGCTGCTGACGGACGGCAAGAGCCGGCATGAGGAGCTGGTGGTGTCCAGGGACGGGCGCTGGCTCGCGTACGCGGGCACGGGGCGCAACGGCAAGGACACCGACGTGTACGTGGCGCCCACGGACAATCCCAAGCAGGCGAAGCGGGTGACGGAGGTGGAGGGCAGCTGGGCGCCGCTGGAGTTCTCCCAGGACGGCTCCAAGCTGCTGGTGCGCCAGTTCCGCGCGGCGGACGACGCGGACCTGAGCGTGGTGGACGTGAAGACGAACACGCGCACGCAGCTCACGCCCAAGGAGGGCAAGGGCAGCGTGGACGCCGCCGTCTTCACGCACGACGGGCAGGGCGTGTACGTGGCCACGGACCGCTACAGCGACTTCGCGGAGGTGTACCGGCTGCCGCTCACGGGCGCGCCCCCGGCCGCGCCGCCGTCGCTGACGAAGTCGGTGCGCTGGAACGTGCAGCACCTGGAGCTTTCCCCGGACGGCCGCAAGCTGGCGGTGGCCATCAACGAGGAGGGCTTCGGCAAGCTGTACCTGCTGGACACGCGCACGCAGGCGCTGTCGCCGGTGGAGACGCCGCGCGGGGTGCTTTCGCAGGTCCGCTTCCCGCACAAGCGGTCGGACCGCGTGGCGTTCTCGCTGACGTCGGCGCGCGTGCCGCTGGACATCTTCACGGTGGACCTGGGCACGAAGAAGACCACGCGCTGGACGCGCTCGGAGGTGGGCGGGTTGGATCCGGAGACGTTCGTGGAGCCGGAGTTGGTGCGCTACCCGTCCACGGACGGCGTGAAGGTGCCGGCGTTCCTGTACCTGCCGAAGAACGCGAAGGGGAAGGTGCCGGTGGTGGTGATGTTCCACGGCGGCCCGGAGGGCCAGAGCCAGCCCATCTTCAGCGCGCAGACGCAGCTGATGGTGACGGAGCTGGGCATGGCGGTGCTGCTGCCCAACGTGCGCGGCTCGGAGGGGTACGGCAAGGCGTACCGCGCCATGGATGACGGCGTGAAGCGCGAGGCGAGCCTGGCGGACATCGGTGCCACGCTGGACTTCGTCGCCTCCCGGCCGGAGCTGGACGCGGCGCGGGTGGGCATCTACGGCGGCTCGTACGGCGGCTACATGACGCTGGCGACGGCGGCGTTCTTCCCGGACCGCATCAAGGCGGCGGTGGACGTGGTGGGCATCTCGTCGCTGCCGTCGTTCCTGCAGAACACGCAGGCGTACCGGCGGGACTTGCGCCGCGCGGAGTACGGCGACGAGCGCGTTCCGGAGGTGCGCAAGGTGCAGGAGCGCATCTCGCCGCTGGGGTCGGTGGACAAGATTCGCGCGGCGCTCTTCGTGCAGCAGGGGGCCAACGACCCGCGCGTGCCGCAGTCGGAGGCGGAGCAGATCGTCCAGGCGGTGCGCAAGAAGGGCTCGGACGTCTGGTACCTGCTGGCCACGGACGAGGGGCACGGGTTCCAGAAGAAGACCAACCGGGACATGGCCCAGACGACGGCGCTGATGTTCTTCGAGAAGCACCTGCAGGGCCCGGCGGCAGGGCAGGGGAGCGGGGCAGCGGGCGGAAAGTAG
- a CDS encoding DUF4397 domain-containing protein, with product MAWMRGKTLLVVALTSLGVFAPACGGGSAEDSNTPPTQDGPVLVPPTQAQLRIVQAAPGAPAMDVYLAGDPTPVARAVAYGATTAYLTRDAGAVTVELRPTGSAAGSAPVVSQRVGMEAGTRWTVVTAGAFGSPDSNAAMRALLLRDNTVPADGGQTRVRVVNAGTDAPTVDVDLGNDGSVEVESLARFQDSGEAAQVLPSGTAFQVGLRAGGQALTSFTVPAAGSGTDTLIVATGLMSAPARAGDGFSLLTAGRDGTLAILRQNPTVYVLHASPDAPALDLFASDHELAGGLSYGALSSPLQVPPGAYTLDFFASAAGTERPMSPPVVTATTPTLVPGERYLMVAAGYLAPPRPAASAFTLLPLTDRFASDPSNLRLRWVHAAADTPAVDVGPLGSERRVLPDAPFLDVPFASATAQDGLPLPAGGTVTLGVVPSNDANRAPRTSFSVTPQPDTRVFAVATDTPGAAPGSWDLQLLWVDTTRTPWTVSTRAHGP from the coding sequence ATGGCCTGGATGCGGGGGAAGACACTGCTCGTCGTCGCGCTCACGTCGCTGGGGGTGTTCGCGCCCGCGTGCGGCGGCGGCTCGGCGGAGGACTCCAACACGCCTCCCACGCAGGACGGGCCGGTGCTCGTCCCGCCGACCCAGGCCCAGCTGCGCATCGTGCAGGCCGCGCCGGGCGCTCCCGCGATGGACGTCTACCTCGCGGGCGACCCCACGCCGGTGGCCCGGGCCGTGGCGTATGGCGCCACCACGGCCTACCTCACGCGTGACGCGGGCGCCGTCACCGTGGAGCTGCGGCCCACGGGCTCGGCGGCGGGCTCCGCGCCCGTCGTGTCCCAGCGGGTGGGCATGGAGGCCGGCACGCGCTGGACGGTGGTGACCGCGGGGGCCTTTGGCTCTCCGGACTCCAACGCGGCGATGCGCGCGCTGCTCTTGCGCGACAACACCGTCCCGGCCGACGGTGGCCAGACGCGCGTGCGCGTCGTCAACGCCGGCACGGACGCGCCGACGGTGGACGTGGACCTGGGCAATGACGGCTCGGTGGAGGTGGAGTCGCTCGCGCGCTTCCAGGACTCTGGCGAAGCGGCCCAGGTGCTGCCTTCAGGCACCGCGTTCCAGGTGGGCCTGCGCGCGGGCGGCCAGGCGCTGACGTCCTTCACCGTGCCCGCGGCCGGCTCTGGCACGGACACGCTCATCGTCGCCACCGGCCTGATGTCCGCCCCCGCGCGCGCGGGCGACGGCTTCTCGCTGCTCACCGCGGGCCGCGACGGCACGCTGGCCATCCTCCGGCAGAACCCCACGGTGTACGTGCTGCACGCGTCACCGGACGCGCCCGCGCTGGACCTCTTCGCCAGCGACCACGAGCTGGCCGGAGGCCTCTCCTACGGCGCGTTGTCCTCGCCGCTCCAGGTACCTCCGGGCGCGTACACGCTGGACTTCTTCGCCTCCGCGGCCGGGACGGAGCGTCCCATGAGCCCGCCGGTGGTGACGGCGACGACGCCCACGCTCGTCCCGGGCGAGCGCTACCTGATGGTCGCCGCGGGCTACCTCGCGCCGCCCCGGCCGGCGGCGTCCGCCTTCACGCTGTTGCCCCTCACGGACCGCTTCGCGAGCGACCCGTCCAACCTGCGCCTGCGCTGGGTGCACGCCGCGGCGGACACGCCCGCCGTGGACGTGGGCCCACTGGGCTCGGAGCGCCGAGTGCTGCCGGACGCGCCCTTCCTGGACGTGCCCTTCGCCTCCGCCACCGCGCAGGACGGCCTGCCGCTGCCTGCTGGTGGCACCGTCACGCTGGGCGTGGTGCCATCCAACGACGCCAACCGCGCGCCGCGCACGAGCTTCTCCGTGACGCCCCAGCCGGACACGCGCGTCTTCGCCGTCGCCACCGACACGCCCGGCGCCGCGCCCGGAAGCTGGGACCTCCAGCTGCTGTGGGTGGACACCACTCGCACGCCGTGGACCGTGAGCACCCGGGCGCACGGGCCCTGA
- a CDS encoding autotransporter outer membrane beta-barrel domain-containing protein produces MVAMKWVLGVSWVFVSAAAFAEEGVTTGSFPVERRNVVTVSIPLQSLGQVSLEGERVLGERFSVGLGVSATFSHDRTRFEEEALTGREGYNRTFYQFGLAPSARFYLTGRAPEGLWLSPRLEVGVGRSSNWTLGALSGTPEPEEQHTDNWSLGGMAVLGYTVVVDPGFTVQGGVGLGARRDVLAYDTLRLGEGGMTEWVPVHQSSWNLTQRIVVNLGWAF; encoded by the coding sequence ATGGTCGCGATGAAGTGGGTGCTGGGTGTGTCGTGGGTGTTCGTGTCGGCGGCGGCGTTCGCGGAGGAGGGCGTCACCACGGGGTCGTTCCCGGTGGAGCGGCGCAACGTGGTGACGGTGTCCATCCCCCTCCAGAGCCTGGGGCAGGTGTCGCTGGAGGGAGAGCGCGTGCTGGGGGAGCGCTTCTCCGTGGGGCTGGGCGTGTCCGCGACCTTCAGCCACGACCGGACGCGGTTCGAGGAGGAGGCGCTCACCGGGAGGGAGGGCTACAACCGCACGTTCTATCAGTTCGGCCTGGCGCCCTCGGCGCGCTTCTACCTGACGGGCCGGGCCCCCGAAGGACTGTGGCTGTCACCGCGCCTGGAGGTGGGCGTGGGCCGGAGCTCCAACTGGACGCTGGGGGCCCTCTCCGGAACCCCGGAGCCCGAGGAGCAACACACGGACAACTGGTCCCTGGGGGGCATGGCGGTCCTGGGCTACACCGTGGTGGTGGATCCCGGCTTCACGGTGCAGGGCGGCGTGGGGCTCGGGGCCCGGCGCGACGTGCTCGCCTATGACACCCTCCGGCTGGGCGAGGGCGGCATGACGGAGTGGGTGCCGGTCCACCAGTCGTCGTGGAACCTCACCCAGCGCATCGTGGTCAACCTGGGCTGGGCCTTCTGA
- a CDS encoding ABC transporter permease/M1 family aminopeptidase, which produces MARTEWRHQTRRPLFWVLLVLLVLVVWGVSSGNVTIDAGSTEVGGKKAWITSAFAVAQTVLLLTFMLFTFFVSVGAGMSVISDDEARVQPILHTSPLTPAEYVWGKFAGVLGAYVLALGWMMGLLVFFHHVVPAGADAEFRGPFAWGNYVGGAVWFGLPLIVFMAGAAFATGERTRRAVPVYFLPVGLFFLCAFFLWDWSPGWLDPRVNRFLMALDPGGFRWLTETWIKVDRGVDFYNTQPVGLDALFVTSRFVLMALGLGAVAWSERHFRRALRGEVRTKTPRKGAVIDAPPAQVALSHAEAPLSALRMGVRPPGFWTGLWTVTRAEGRGLLSQPGLYLFLPLLVFQMVSQGYTAVGPFDTRVLLVPGRFAVQTMGQASVLVCLLLMFYVVESLEREQASHFAPIHDATPVRTLSVLLGKALANSLVAVALLTAMALAGTLVQVSQGTVPLSLTPYVLVWGLLLFPTFLLWTGFILAARAVTGGRFGTYALALAALGLTGYVAVRGDLTWVTNWPLWDAVRWTDLGAFQVDRAALVLNRVAALGGAVFFTALAVRLDGRRVRDPVTTLEGLKPSGLGRGLWRLSPYLAVPVVALAWLGILVSQGHQGAAAKKRAKEYWQKNLATWKDAPQPMLADVDLDVDLEPEASAFRMKGTYTLMNRHAVALPRFALSGGDSWTDVRWTLDGKDVTPEDRAGLYVFTPATPLPPGAKVTVGFQYAGHVPAGVSRAGGAFKEFILPSGAVLTSETTTFAPVVGYEEERGIDPKENKYEPRVYPDDFYEGPTESAWGSNMPFPFRIRVSGPEAYTLNSVGVRESDSVKDGRRTTVWRSDYPVSFFNVIAGRWTRVDGAGTVVFHDPAHGYNVPEMMRGLEAARRYYSEWFHPFPWAELKLSEFAGLDNYAQGFPTDITFSESIGFLTRTTPESNAVLLVTAHEAAHQWWGNLLIPGKGPGGNVLSEGMSHYSALKLIEQLDGQEARRQTAKRMEERYGKGRRVDAEQPLVKLDGSRDGDTVVLYEKGGWTFWMLEDLMGRDAMHAGLQAFLKHSMNNADHPVLQDFIAVMRPFAPSPEAFDRFTRQAFFEVVVPEYRVTDARVTKDGGQWVTTATVTNVGTGRMPVEVTVTKAGESAAPLGTAAAVTRVEPGAGEAVQVTLRSEFEPERLLVDPDVRVLQLRREQAQAKLSPP; this is translated from the coding sequence GTGGCGCGCACCGAGTGGCGCCACCAGACACGGCGCCCCTTGTTCTGGGTGCTGCTCGTGCTGCTGGTGCTGGTGGTGTGGGGCGTGTCCTCCGGCAACGTCACCATCGACGCGGGCAGCACGGAGGTGGGCGGCAAGAAGGCGTGGATCACCAGCGCCTTCGCTGTCGCGCAGACGGTGCTGCTGCTCACCTTCATGCTGTTCACCTTCTTCGTGTCCGTGGGCGCGGGCATGTCCGTCATCTCCGACGACGAGGCCCGCGTGCAGCCCATCCTGCACACCTCGCCGCTGACGCCCGCGGAGTACGTGTGGGGCAAGTTCGCGGGCGTGCTGGGCGCGTATGTGCTGGCGCTCGGGTGGATGATGGGGCTGCTCGTCTTCTTCCACCACGTCGTCCCGGCGGGCGCGGACGCGGAGTTCCGCGGGCCCTTCGCGTGGGGGAACTACGTGGGCGGCGCGGTGTGGTTCGGCCTGCCGCTCATCGTCTTCATGGCGGGCGCGGCCTTCGCCACGGGCGAGCGCACGCGCCGCGCGGTGCCGGTGTACTTCCTGCCGGTGGGGCTGTTCTTCCTCTGCGCGTTCTTCCTCTGGGATTGGTCCCCCGGCTGGCTGGATCCGCGCGTGAACCGGTTCCTGATGGCGCTGGACCCCGGCGGCTTCCGGTGGCTCACGGAGACGTGGATCAAGGTGGACCGGGGCGTGGACTTCTACAACACGCAGCCCGTGGGCCTGGACGCCCTCTTCGTCACCAGCCGCTTCGTGCTCATGGCCCTGGGCCTGGGCGCGGTGGCCTGGAGCGAACGCCACTTCCGCCGCGCGCTCCGGGGCGAGGTGCGCACGAAGACCCCTCGCAAGGGCGCGGTCATCGACGCGCCTCCCGCGCAGGTGGCGCTGTCGCACGCGGAGGCCCCGCTGTCCGCGCTGCGCATGGGCGTGCGTCCGCCGGGCTTCTGGACGGGGCTGTGGACGGTGACGCGCGCGGAAGGGCGGGGCCTCTTGTCGCAGCCGGGGCTCTACCTGTTCCTGCCGCTCCTGGTGTTCCAGATGGTGTCTCAGGGGTACACGGCGGTGGGCCCCTTCGACACGCGCGTGCTGCTGGTGCCCGGCCGCTTCGCGGTGCAGACGATGGGGCAGGCGTCCGTGCTCGTGTGTCTGTTGTTGATGTTCTACGTGGTGGAGTCGCTGGAGCGCGAGCAGGCCTCCCACTTCGCGCCCATCCACGACGCGACGCCGGTGCGCACGCTGTCGGTGCTGCTGGGCAAGGCGCTGGCGAACAGCTTGGTGGCGGTGGCGCTGCTCACGGCCATGGCGCTCGCGGGCACGCTGGTGCAGGTGTCCCAGGGCACGGTGCCGCTGTCGCTGACGCCGTATGTCCTGGTGTGGGGGCTGTTGCTGTTCCCCACCTTCCTCCTGTGGACGGGCTTCATCCTGGCCGCGCGCGCGGTGACGGGCGGCCGCTTCGGCACCTACGCGCTGGCCCTGGCCGCGCTGGGCCTCACCGGCTACGTCGCCGTGCGAGGCGACCTCACCTGGGTGACGAACTGGCCCCTGTGGGACGCGGTCCGGTGGACCGACCTGGGCGCCTTCCAGGTGGACCGCGCCGCGCTGGTGCTCAACCGCGTGGCCGCGCTGGGCGGGGCCGTCTTCTTCACGGCGCTGGCGGTGCGCCTGGACGGCCGCCGTGTCCGCGACCCGGTGACGACGCTGGAGGGACTGAAGCCCTCGGGCCTCGGGCGCGGGCTGTGGCGGCTCTCTCCGTATCTGGCGGTGCCGGTGGTGGCGCTGGCGTGGCTGGGCATCCTCGTGTCGCAGGGCCACCAGGGCGCGGCGGCGAAGAAGCGCGCGAAGGAGTACTGGCAGAAGAACCTGGCCACGTGGAAGGACGCGCCGCAGCCCATGCTGGCGGACGTGGACCTGGACGTGGACCTGGAGCCGGAGGCGAGCGCCTTCCGCATGAAGGGCACGTACACGCTGATGAACCGGCACGCCGTGGCGCTGCCGCGCTTCGCCTTGAGCGGCGGCGACAGCTGGACGGACGTGCGCTGGACGCTGGACGGGAAGGACGTGACGCCGGAGGACCGCGCCGGGCTGTATGTCTTCACGCCAGCCACGCCGCTGCCCCCCGGCGCGAAGGTGACGGTGGGCTTCCAGTACGCGGGCCACGTGCCGGCGGGCGTGTCCCGCGCGGGCGGCGCGTTCAAGGAGTTCATCCTCCCGTCCGGCGCGGTGCTCACCAGCGAGACGACCACGTTCGCGCCGGTGGTGGGCTACGAGGAGGAGCGTGGCATCGACCCGAAGGAGAACAAGTACGAGCCGCGCGTGTACCCGGATGACTTCTACGAAGGGCCGACGGAGTCCGCCTGGGGCAGCAACATGCCGTTCCCGTTCCGGATCCGCGTGAGCGGCCCGGAGGCCTACACGCTCAACTCCGTGGGCGTGCGCGAGAGCGACTCGGTGAAGGACGGCCGGCGCACCACCGTGTGGCGCAGCGATTACCCGGTGAGCTTCTTCAACGTCATCGCGGGGAGGTGGACCCGCGTGGACGGCGCGGGCACGGTGGTGTTCCACGACCCCGCGCACGGCTACAACGTGCCGGAGATGATGCGGGGGCTGGAGGCGGCGCGCCGGTACTACTCGGAGTGGTTCCACCCGTTCCCCTGGGCGGAGCTGAAGCTGTCCGAGTTCGCCGGCCTGGACAACTACGCGCAGGGCTTCCCCACGGACATCACGTTCTCGGAGTCCATCGGGTTCCTCACGCGCACGACGCCGGAGTCGAACGCGGTGCTGCTCGTCACCGCGCACGAGGCCGCGCACCAGTGGTGGGGCAACCTGCTCATCCCCGGCAAGGGGCCCGGCGGCAACGTGCTGTCGGAGGGCATGTCGCACTACTCGGCCCTGAAGCTCATCGAGCAGTTGGATGGGCAGGAGGCCCGCCGGCAGACCGCGAAGCGCATGGAGGAGCGCTACGGCAAGGGCCGGCGCGTGGACGCGGAGCAGCCGCTGGTGAAGCTGGACGGCTCGCGCGACGGCGACACCGTGGTCCTCTACGAGAAGGGCGGCTGGACGTTCTGGATGCTGGAGGACCTGATGGGCCGCGACGCGATGCACGCGGGGCTCCAGGCCTTCCTGAAGCACTCCATGAACAACGCCGACCATCCGGTGCTGCAGGACTTCATCGCGGTGATGCGCCCGTTCGCGCCATCCCCCGAGGCGTTCGACCGCTTCACCCGGCAGGCCTTCTTCGAGGTCGTGGTGCCCGAGTACCGCGTCACCGACGCGCGCGTGACGAAGGACGGCGGCCAGTGGGTGACCACGGCGACGGTGACGAACGTGGGCACGGGCCGCATGCCGGTGGAGGTGACGGTGACGAAGGCCGGGGAGTCCGCCGCGCCCCTGGGGACCGCGGCGGCCGTGACGCGCGTGGAGCCCGGGGCCGGTGAGGCCGTGCAGGTGACGCTGCGCTCGGAGTTCGAACCGGAGCGGTTGCTGGTGGATCCGGACGTGCGCGTGCTCCAGCTGCGCCGCGAGCAGGCCCAGGCGAAGCTCTCGCCGCCGTGA